A single genomic interval of Aureliella helgolandensis harbors:
- a CDS encoding polysaccharide biosynthesis/export family protein — MPHTQPQKNRWNRGWSSVPTLALLTIVVLTIGCRTAASLGLPIAAGANYMLHDVAEIRQNAGHREDVASELAKAPLQPHRVEAGDVLVIEPNDFNSPVQVPSDHTVQQDGTIDLGGYGRMQVVGLSVPDIQQQVQQSVLQQETAKRHAKIGLASHSSQAGREAEEAEDYGVTVRLVSQERGVVYVMGEVNAPGSYPIAGSETVLDALILAGGLSTRSNEHKVILTRPQPSGQERLILPVCYHQILQLGDTATNYQLQPGDRIYVPSLSIWEDIKQSVPWSAQRSCPQCRQY, encoded by the coding sequence ATGCCACACACCCAGCCACAGAAAAACCGATGGAACCGAGGGTGGAGCTCCGTGCCAACGCTGGCTCTGCTAACTATTGTTGTCCTCACCATCGGTTGTCGCACGGCCGCATCCCTAGGCCTACCGATCGCGGCCGGCGCCAACTACATGCTGCATGACGTAGCCGAGATCCGACAAAATGCAGGCCATCGCGAGGATGTCGCTTCGGAATTGGCAAAAGCGCCCCTTCAACCCCACCGGGTCGAAGCAGGGGATGTGTTAGTTATTGAACCCAACGACTTCAACTCTCCCGTCCAGGTCCCCAGCGACCATACCGTCCAGCAGGATGGGACGATTGATTTGGGAGGTTACGGGCGCATGCAAGTGGTTGGCTTAAGTGTCCCAGACATCCAGCAACAGGTTCAACAGTCAGTTCTCCAACAAGAAACCGCGAAACGTCATGCGAAAATCGGCCTAGCATCCCATAGCAGTCAGGCGGGCAGGGAAGCGGAGGAAGCCGAAGACTACGGGGTGACCGTTCGCTTGGTCAGCCAAGAACGTGGAGTGGTGTACGTCATGGGTGAAGTCAACGCGCCAGGTTCCTACCCCATTGCCGGTAGTGAAACCGTCCTGGATGCACTTATCCTAGCGGGAGGCCTTTCGACTCGCTCCAACGAGCACAAGGTCATTCTCACACGACCACAACCGAGTGGACAAGAGCGGTTGATCCTGCCGGTCTGCTATCACCAGATCCTGCAACTCGGTGATACCGCCACGAACTACCAACTGCAACCTGGAGATCGCATTTACGTCCCCAGCCTGAGTATCTGGGAAGACATCAAGCAGAGCGTCCCCTGGTCAGCCCAAAGAAGTTGTCCACAATGCCGTCAATATTAG
- a CDS encoding M16 family metallopeptidase: MELLTHKSESGPEIVVLQDPTAFTTSLGWFVDTGARDEQPGVAGVSHFLEHMVFKGTERRTAAEVNRELDHLGAHSNAYTSEDSTVFYASVLPECQAHAVDLLTDIMQPLLREEDFETERQVVLEEIAMYDDQPPYGAFEKASELFFGEHPLATRVLGSSETVADMTVSQMHEYHRGRYTKDNMFLIASGKVDMSQLIEHVSKVSENWPAESQPRVNLPANYHSGSAVIERESRHQHYEVQMWPGLSRNDPRRYALRMLCTILADDTGSRLFWELIDTGRAETAAIWPQFFGDCGCLAGYLCCAPEDATENSKIIQRVLAETLRNGVTEKELGLARNKVSSSLILSDEKPSNRLFAVGQAWLNRRSYEPLDVVLARYAAVTPEDVMQVAAETLGREPVVVQVVGTQD, translated from the coding sequence ATGGAATTGCTAACGCACAAGTCTGAATCGGGACCTGAGATTGTCGTTCTCCAGGATCCCACTGCGTTTACAACGTCACTGGGTTGGTTTGTCGATACCGGTGCGCGCGATGAGCAACCCGGAGTGGCGGGGGTAAGCCATTTCCTGGAGCACATGGTGTTTAAGGGAACCGAGCGGCGAACTGCCGCCGAAGTGAATCGCGAACTCGACCACCTGGGGGCGCATTCAAACGCTTACACTTCCGAGGACTCTACGGTCTTCTATGCCTCCGTTTTGCCAGAATGCCAAGCGCATGCCGTGGATCTACTGACCGATATTATGCAGCCCCTGCTGCGTGAGGAAGATTTTGAGACGGAGCGTCAGGTGGTCCTAGAGGAGATCGCGATGTACGACGATCAGCCTCCCTACGGTGCCTTTGAGAAAGCCAGTGAACTTTTTTTCGGAGAGCATCCACTGGCGACGCGCGTCTTGGGAAGTTCCGAGACCGTGGCCGATATGACCGTATCGCAAATGCATGAGTATCATCGCGGCCGCTATACCAAGGACAACATGTTTTTGATCGCGAGCGGCAAAGTCGATATGTCGCAGTTGATCGAGCATGTTTCGAAGGTTTCTGAGAATTGGCCGGCCGAATCGCAGCCTCGAGTCAACTTGCCAGCCAATTATCATAGCGGCTCTGCCGTGATCGAGCGTGAGTCAAGGCATCAGCATTATGAAGTCCAGATGTGGCCGGGCCTGAGTCGCAATGATCCGCGGCGGTATGCTCTGCGCATGCTGTGCACGATCCTGGCAGACGATACCGGAAGCCGCCTGTTTTGGGAGTTGATCGATACGGGCCGAGCCGAAACGGCTGCGATCTGGCCTCAATTCTTCGGGGACTGCGGTTGTTTGGCCGGCTACCTGTGTTGTGCACCGGAGGATGCCACCGAGAATTCGAAGATCATCCAACGCGTGCTCGCGGAAACCTTGCGTAACGGGGTGACTGAAAAGGAATTGGGACTGGCTCGCAATAAGGTTTCAAGCAGCCTTATCCTCTCGGACGAAAAACCGTCCAATCGTCTCTTCGCCGTAGGGCAAGCTTGGTTGAACCGCCGCAGCTATGAACCACTGGACGTCGTGCTCGCCCGCTATGCGGCGGTGACCCCCGAAGATGTGATGCAAGTCGCCGCCGAAACGTTGGGCAGAGAACCGGTCGTGGTCCAAGTCGTGGGAACCCAAGACTAA
- a CDS encoding M16 family metallopeptidase has product MNQELLYRKFDNGLVLLGEHMPWLRSAAFSLHLPAGTCYEPNGLDGLSGMTNEMVQRGCGELDSRQFLERLDELGVERGSSITTNHSSFSCAMPREVLPETLGLYSDLVRTPHLPADQLDDARQLSLQDLRALDDEASHRCFSELKRFRYPLPFGRISQGTREGLAAIDHQKMHHFFQDTYKPAGSILAVAGNFDWTQVCDLVEARLGDWTGAPPRELPELKPNYGSRHVDHSTNQIHLALAYECEPYESPEYYESRALVGVLSDGMSSRLFTEVREKRGLVYSVFATCFSLAGLGSVLCYAGTTTNRAEETLQVLLETIFSLRDGITVDELERLKYRIKSSLVFEQESSAARSSQIASDWFYLGRVPTREEVCARVDALTCEGLQQHFCEHLPKNFSLVTVGSQALELPDGIANAQV; this is encoded by the coding sequence ATGAATCAAGAGCTGCTCTACCGCAAGTTCGACAATGGCTTAGTGTTACTCGGCGAGCATATGCCCTGGTTGCGTTCGGCAGCCTTTTCACTCCATCTACCAGCAGGGACTTGTTACGAGCCCAATGGGCTGGATGGGCTCTCTGGCATGACCAATGAAATGGTCCAGCGAGGGTGCGGCGAACTTGACAGCCGCCAGTTCTTGGAGCGGCTGGATGAGCTGGGGGTTGAACGCGGTAGTTCCATCACCACCAATCACAGCTCCTTTAGCTGTGCAATGCCGCGTGAAGTACTCCCTGAAACCTTGGGGCTCTACAGCGATTTGGTTCGTACACCACATCTGCCGGCCGACCAATTGGACGATGCGCGCCAGCTAAGTCTCCAGGACTTGCGAGCCCTGGATGACGAGGCCTCGCACCGCTGCTTTAGTGAGCTGAAACGCTTCCGATATCCGCTCCCCTTTGGCCGTATCTCGCAAGGCACGCGCGAAGGCTTGGCAGCGATCGACCATCAGAAGATGCACCACTTTTTTCAGGATACCTACAAGCCGGCGGGAAGCATCCTGGCGGTGGCTGGGAATTTTGATTGGACGCAGGTTTGCGATTTGGTCGAAGCGCGGTTGGGGGATTGGACCGGCGCACCTCCTCGAGAGTTGCCTGAGTTGAAGCCCAATTATGGTAGCCGGCATGTGGATCATTCCACCAATCAAATTCATCTTGCCCTAGCCTACGAATGTGAACCCTACGAGAGTCCCGAGTACTACGAAAGTCGTGCGCTGGTGGGGGTCTTGAGTGATGGCATGAGCAGTCGGTTGTTCACCGAGGTCCGCGAGAAACGTGGCTTGGTCTATTCGGTGTTTGCCACCTGTTTTTCATTGGCGGGATTGGGCAGTGTCTTGTGCTACGCGGGTACCACTACCAATCGAGCAGAGGAAACTCTGCAAGTCTTGTTGGAAACGATATTTTCGTTGCGTGATGGAATCACGGTGGATGAGCTTGAGCGATTGAAGTACCGCATTAAGAGCTCGCTTGTCTTTGAGCAAGAGTCTTCGGCCGCCCGCAGTAGTCAGATTGCCAGTGATTGGTTTTATCTGGGGAGAGTGCCCACGCGTGAAGAGGTGTGTGCCAGAGTTGATGCATTGACCTGTGAGGGACTGCAGCAACATTTTTGTGAGCATTTACCCAAGAATTTTTCGCTCGTGACTGTTGGGTCACAAGCACTGGAGCTGCCGGATGGAATTGCTAACGCACAAGTCTGA
- a CDS encoding FmdB family zinc ribbon protein, which yields MPTYDYQCDACDHLFELYQGINDPKKRKCPKCGKLKLRRLLGTGAAVVFKGSGFYQTDYRSESYNKAKAADKPASDSSSKSDGGSSKKSESKSDSKSKKE from the coding sequence ATGCCAACGTACGATTATCAGTGTGATGCGTGCGACCATCTGTTTGAGCTGTATCAAGGAATTAACGATCCGAAGAAGAGGAAATGCCCCAAGTGCGGTAAGTTAAAACTGCGACGCTTGTTGGGCACCGGTGCTGCGGTCGTCTTCAAAGGTTCGGGCTTTTATCAAACCGATTATCGCAGCGAGTCCTATAACAAGGCGAAAGCGGCCGACAAGCCCGCCAGCGATAGCTCCTCCAAGAGTGACGGCGGCAGCTCTAAGAAGAGTGAATCGAAGAGCGACAGTAAGTCCAAGAAAGAATAG
- the grpE gene encoding nucleotide exchange factor GrpE, with protein sequence MARDSNPLHALENSLEMTQEDQNMNSESRPQADDQSDDASQAFADALDQALEQSPEEAPAAAELTVDERVLEAEREVLRSKAELENFRKRMQRDSEQQLKYANTALIRDLLEAIDNLDRAIGAAQEDAANPQSLLEGVKLVRQQFTTALAKHGCTVIDGVGSQFDPNVHEAISQMPSEQYAAGTVAQEVAVGYKLHDRVVRPSSVIVSTGTAG encoded by the coding sequence ATGGCTCGCGACTCAAATCCATTACATGCTTTGGAGAATTCCTTAGAGATGACACAAGAAGACCAAAACATGAATTCAGAATCCCGTCCCCAGGCCGATGATCAATCGGATGATGCATCTCAGGCGTTTGCAGATGCGTTGGATCAAGCGTTGGAGCAGAGTCCCGAGGAAGCTCCGGCAGCCGCCGAGCTCACCGTGGATGAACGCGTTTTGGAAGCGGAACGCGAAGTCCTCCGCTCTAAGGCCGAGTTGGAGAATTTCCGAAAACGCATGCAGCGAGATTCGGAACAGCAACTCAAGTACGCCAATACGGCCCTGATTCGCGATCTGCTGGAAGCGATTGATAATTTGGATCGAGCCATCGGGGCAGCTCAGGAGGACGCGGCCAATCCTCAATCGCTGTTGGAGGGTGTGAAACTAGTGCGGCAACAGTTTACCACTGCCCTCGCAAAGCACGGCTGTACGGTCATCGATGGCGTGGGGTCGCAGTTTGACCCCAATGTGCACGAGGCTATTTCGCAAATGCCCAGCGAGCAGTATGCGGCTGGGACGGTGGCTCAGGAAGTTGCAGTGGGTTACAAGCTGCACGACCGCGTGGTCCGCCCCAGCAGCGTCATTGTCAGTACCGGTACCGCGGGTTAG